A genomic region of Bradyrhizobium sp. ORS 278 contains the following coding sequences:
- a CDS encoding efflux RND transporter periplasmic adaptor subunit, with protein sequence MSRFRAPLIGSALMLAAALPLAGCNDTTPAQASANDQIAVPDVGIITVEQKSRAIVRELPGRIAPTRVSDVRPRVSGIIVERLFRQGSEVKAGDPLYRIDPKPFEVEILSSRAALAKAEAVHERAVQQARRIALLFKERAAPEVENEKAISSEREATADIEARKADLARAQLNLDYATVRAPIDGIVGAAQVSEGAIAVQNETSLVTIQQLDPIYADFTQSVSELNRLRRAFESGDLDQIAPDAIKVRLVLDDGTPYAIPGKLLFSDAKVDAATGQVTLRGEFANPKRELLPGMYVRVRIEQGIDSDSVAVPQQAVQRNAAGGSEVYVIREDSRAIARPIRTGPVQDGLVLITDGLRAGDKVVVDGFQKFAAGDKVAPQAWTEVSTATQLETKSASR encoded by the coding sequence ATGTCTCGTTTTCGCGCGCCGCTCATCGGCAGCGCCTTGATGCTCGCAGCGGCTCTTCCTTTGGCAGGCTGCAACGACACCACGCCCGCGCAGGCCTCGGCCAACGATCAGATCGCCGTGCCCGACGTCGGCATCATCACCGTCGAGCAGAAGTCGCGCGCGATCGTCCGCGAGCTGCCCGGCCGTATCGCGCCGACCCGCGTCTCTGATGTGCGGCCGCGCGTCTCCGGCATTATCGTCGAGCGGCTGTTCCGCCAGGGCAGCGAGGTCAAGGCCGGCGATCCGCTCTATCGGATCGATCCCAAACCGTTCGAGGTGGAAATCCTGTCGAGCCGCGCGGCGCTGGCCAAGGCCGAGGCGGTGCACGAGCGCGCCGTGCAGCAGGCGCGCCGCATCGCGTTGCTGTTCAAGGAGCGCGCCGCGCCCGAAGTCGAGAATGAGAAAGCGATCTCGTCAGAACGCGAGGCCACGGCCGATATCGAGGCCCGCAAGGCGGATCTCGCACGCGCGCAGCTCAATCTCGACTACGCCACCGTGCGCGCGCCGATCGACGGCATCGTCGGCGCCGCGCAGGTCAGCGAAGGCGCCATCGCCGTCCAGAACGAGACCTCGCTGGTGACCATCCAGCAGCTTGATCCGATCTACGCCGACTTCACTCAGTCGGTCAGTGAGCTGAACCGGCTGCGCCGCGCCTTCGAGTCCGGTGATCTCGACCAGATCGCACCCGATGCGATCAAGGTCCGGCTCGTGCTCGACGACGGCACGCCGTATGCGATCCCCGGCAAGCTGCTGTTCTCCGACGCCAAGGTCGATGCCGCGACCGGGCAGGTGACCTTGCGCGGCGAGTTCGCCAATCCCAAGCGCGAGCTGCTCCCTGGCATGTATGTTCGCGTCCGCATCGAGCAGGGCATCGACAGCGACTCGGTCGCGGTGCCGCAGCAGGCGGTGCAGCGCAACGCCGCCGGCGGCTCCGAGGTCTATGTCATCCGCGAGGACAGCCGCGCCATCGCGCGTCCGATCCGCACCGGACCGGTGCAGGATGGTCTCGTCCTGATCACCGACGGCCTGCGCGCCGGCGACAAGGTCGTCGTCGACGGCTTCCAGAAATTTGCCGCCGGCGACAAGGTCGCGCCGCAGGCCTGGACCGAGGTCAGCACGGCGACGCAGCTCGAAACCAAGTCGGCGTCGCGGTAA
- a CDS encoding multidrug efflux RND transporter permease subunit — protein MPSFFIDRPIFAWVVALFICLIGAIAIPLLAVAQYPIIAPPSISISTSYPGASPENLYNSVTRLIEEELNGASGILNFESTSDSLGQVEITANFVPGTSTNDASVEVQNRLKRVEARLPRAVIQQGILVEEASAAVLQIITLQSTDGSLDEVGLGDFMIRNVLGEIRRIPGVGRATLYSTERSLRVWLDPAKLIGYGLTADDVTKSIGAQNAQVSSGSIGAEPATTVQRTSALVLVKGQLDSPDEFGAIILRANSDGSTVRLRDVARIEIGGLSYQFNTRLNGKPTAGLSVLLSPSGNALATASAVDAKMKELSRFFPSNIAYEIPYDITPVVKASIKRVLMTLVEAVVLVFVVMFLFLQNIRYTIIPTIVVPVALLGTCATLMLVGYSINMLTMFGMVLAVGILVDDAIVVVENVERIMGEEGLSPKEATRKAMGQITGAIIGITLVLMAVFVPMAFFPGSVGIIYRQFSVTMVAAIGFSALLALSLTPALCATLLKPVQAGHGHAKTGVFGWFNRFMDFSRTKYTGVVGGALKRTGRLMMIYAIFIVGLSFAFIQLPGGFLPVDDQGFITTDVQTPADSSYARTQAAVEAVEKYLAKREGIEDVTFLTGFSYAGQGVNTAQAFISLKDWSERGKHDSAAALVADINRDLASLRDAKITALQPPPIDNLGNSSGFSFRLQDRGQKGYTALVAAADQLIAEANASPVLQKVYVEGLPQGPQVNLMIDREKAGAFGVTFEDINNTISTNLGSNYVNDFPNRGRMQRVVVQADRISRMNADDILNYSVKNAKGQLVPFSSFATVQWAKGPTQIAGFNYYPAIRISGEAKPGFTSGDALNEMERLAAKLPRGFGYEWTGQSLQEKLSGSQAPLLLGLSALVVFLCLAALYESWTIPLAVLLTVPLGILGAVVAANLRGLSNDVYFTVALITIIGLAAKDAILIIEFAKDLRAHGKPLVAATIEACSLRFRPIIMTGLAFVCGVLPMSMATGAGGASQQALGTNVMGGMIAVVILALLMVPVFFVSVQRVLAGDREKAGAADDEAYGPPAPVQP, from the coding sequence ATGCCGAGCTTCTTCATCGACAGGCCGATCTTCGCCTGGGTCGTCGCGCTGTTCATCTGCCTGATCGGCGCCATCGCGATCCCGCTGCTGGCGGTGGCGCAATATCCGATCATCGCGCCGCCCTCGATCTCGATCTCGACCAGCTATCCCGGCGCCTCGCCCGAGAACCTCTACAACAGCGTCACGCGGCTGATCGAGGAGGAGCTCAACGGCGCCTCCGGCATCCTCAATTTCGAGTCCACCAGCGACTCGCTGGGGCAGGTCGAGATCACCGCGAACTTCGTGCCGGGTACGTCGACCAACGACGCCTCGGTCGAGGTGCAGAACCGCCTCAAGCGCGTCGAGGCGCGGCTGCCGCGTGCGGTCATTCAGCAAGGCATCCTGGTCGAGGAAGCCTCGGCCGCGGTGCTGCAGATCATCACCCTGCAGTCGACCGACGGCAGCCTCGACGAGGTCGGCCTCGGCGATTTCATGATCCGCAATGTGCTCGGCGAAATCCGCCGCATCCCAGGCGTCGGCCGCGCCACGCTATATTCTACCGAGCGGTCGCTGCGCGTCTGGCTCGATCCGGCCAAGCTGATCGGCTACGGCCTGACCGCCGACGACGTCACCAAGTCGATCGGCGCGCAGAACGCGCAGGTCTCCTCGGGCAGCATCGGCGCGGAGCCGGCTACGACCGTGCAGCGCACCTCGGCGCTGGTGCTGGTGAAGGGCCAGCTGGACTCGCCCGACGAGTTCGGCGCGATCATCCTGCGCGCCAATTCTGACGGCTCGACGGTGCGGCTGCGCGACGTTGCGCGCATCGAGATCGGCGGTCTCAGCTATCAGTTCAACACCCGCCTCAACGGCAAGCCCACCGCCGGCCTCTCGGTACTGCTGTCGCCGAGCGGTAACGCCCTGGCGACCGCCAGCGCGGTCGACGCGAAGATGAAGGAGCTGTCGCGCTTCTTCCCGTCCAACATCGCCTATGAAATTCCCTACGACATCACCCCCGTGGTGAAGGCCTCGATCAAGCGCGTGCTGATGACCCTGGTCGAAGCCGTCGTGCTGGTGTTCGTGGTGATGTTCCTGTTCCTGCAGAACATCCGCTACACCATCATCCCAACGATCGTGGTGCCCGTGGCGCTGCTCGGTACCTGCGCGACGCTGATGCTGGTCGGCTACTCCATCAACATGCTGACGATGTTCGGCATGGTGCTCGCGGTCGGCATCCTCGTCGACGACGCCATCGTCGTGGTCGAGAACGTCGAGCGCATCATGGGCGAGGAGGGGCTGTCGCCGAAGGAGGCGACGCGCAAGGCGATGGGCCAGATCACCGGCGCCATCATCGGCATCACCCTGGTGCTGATGGCCGTGTTCGTGCCGATGGCGTTCTTCCCCGGTTCGGTCGGCATCATCTACCGGCAGTTCTCCGTCACCATGGTCGCCGCGATCGGCTTCTCGGCGCTGCTCGCGCTGTCGCTGACGCCGGCGCTGTGCGCGACCCTGTTGAAGCCGGTGCAGGCCGGCCATGGTCACGCCAAGACCGGCGTGTTCGGCTGGTTCAACCGCTTCATGGATTTCAGTCGCACCAAATACACCGGCGTGGTCGGCGGCGCGCTGAAGCGCACCGGGCGGCTGATGATGATCTACGCGATCTTCATCGTCGGCCTGTCCTTCGCCTTCATCCAGTTGCCGGGCGGCTTCCTGCCGGTCGACGACCAGGGCTTCATCACGACCGACGTGCAGACGCCGGCCGACTCCTCCTATGCGCGGACGCAAGCCGCCGTCGAGGCGGTCGAGAAGTACCTGGCCAAGCGCGAGGGCATCGAGGACGTCACCTTCCTCACCGGCTTCAGCTATGCCGGCCAGGGCGTGAACACCGCGCAGGCCTTCATCTCGCTGAAGGACTGGTCGGAGCGCGGCAAGCACGACAGCGCCGCGGCGCTGGTCGCCGACATCAATCGCGACCTCGCCTCGCTCCGCGACGCCAAAATCACCGCACTGCAGCCGCCGCCGATCGACAATCTCGGCAACTCCTCCGGTTTCAGCTTCCGCCTCCAGGACCGCGGGCAGAAGGGCTACACCGCGCTCGTGGCGGCCGCCGATCAGCTCATCGCCGAGGCCAATGCCAGCCCGGTTTTGCAGAAGGTCTATGTCGAGGGGCTGCCGCAGGGGCCGCAGGTCAATCTGATGATCGACCGCGAGAAGGCCGGCGCCTTCGGCGTGACCTTCGAGGACATCAACAACACGATCTCGACCAATCTCGGCTCGAATTACGTCAACGACTTCCCGAATCGCGGCCGCATGCAGCGCGTCGTGGTGCAGGCCGACCGCATCAGCCGCATGAATGCGGACGACATCCTCAACTACAGCGTCAAGAACGCCAAGGGTCAGCTGGTGCCATTCTCGTCGTTCGCGACCGTCCAGTGGGCCAAGGGACCGACCCAGATCGCGGGTTTCAACTACTATCCGGCGATCCGCATCTCCGGCGAGGCCAAGCCGGGCTTCACCTCCGGAGACGCGCTCAACGAGATGGAGCGCCTGGCGGCCAAGCTGCCGCGCGGCTTCGGCTATGAGTGGACGGGACAGTCGCTGCAGGAGAAGCTGTCGGGCTCGCAGGCGCCGCTGCTCCTCGGATTGTCCGCGCTGGTCGTGTTCCTGTGCCTCGCCGCGCTGTACGAGAGCTGGACGATCCCGCTCGCGGTGCTGCTGACGGTGCCGCTCGGCATTCTCGGCGCCGTTGTCGCGGCCAATCTGCGCGGCCTTTCCAACGACGTCTACTTCACGGTGGCGCTGATCACCATCATCGGCCTCGCGGCGAAGGATGCGATCCTGATCATCGAGTTTGCGAAGGACCTGCGCGCGCACGGCAAGCCACTTGTGGCGGCGACCATCGAGGCCTGCTCGCTGCGCTTCCGTCCGATCATCATGACCGGCCTCGCCTTCGTCTGCGGCGTGCTGCCGATGTCGATGGCCACGGGGGCCGGCGGCGCCAGCCAGCAGGCGCTCGGCACCAACGTGATGGGCGGCATGATCGCCGTGGTCATCCTGGCGCTGCTGATGGTGCCGGTGTTCTTCGTGTCCGTGCAGCGCGTGCTCGCGGGGGATCGGGAGAAGGCGGGGGCAGCGGACGACGAGGCGTATGGGCCGCCGGCCCCGGTGCAGCCGTAG
- a CDS encoding outer membrane protein — protein MGSQAALAQSGPVKYWLPSWPIGFSTDPGVVQTLDSYSNVPGFTASGSNTGFFARRYSVANNWAALSGVGLSPGIVNRYGSLGSYTTEGAQYGYTFKSGVSFYGGFEALKVTPGLGGPFATFDGRSTSTPAYAINGGVEFKPASNVSLSLGFSYAGQSSDRVDSDINSPALPGATPQAFTSGRR, from the coding sequence TTGGGAAGCCAAGCAGCTCTGGCCCAATCCGGCCCTGTCAAATACTGGCTTCCGAGCTGGCCGATCGGCTTCAGTACCGACCCCGGCGTCGTGCAGACTCTCGATTCCTACAGCAACGTCCCGGGCTTCACGGCGAGCGGCAGCAACACCGGCTTCTTCGCGCGACGCTACAGCGTGGCGAACAACTGGGCCGCGCTGTCCGGCGTCGGCCTCAGCCCGGGCATCGTCAATCGCTACGGCTCGCTCGGCTCGTACACCACCGAAGGCGCGCAATACGGCTACACGTTCAAGAGCGGCGTCAGCTTCTATGGCGGCTTCGAGGCGCTGAAGGTCACGCCGGGCCTCGGCGGTCCGTTCGCGACCTTCGACGGTCGCTCGACCTCGACGCCGGCCTACGCGATCAATGGCGGCGTCGAGTTCAAGCCTGCGTCCAATGTCAGCCTGTCGCTCGGCTTCAGCTATGCCGGCCAGTCGTCCGACCGTGTGGACAGCGATATCAACTCCCCGGCACTGCCCGGCGCCACGCCGCAGGCCTTCACGAGCGGGCGCAGATAG
- a CDS encoding inositol monophosphatase family protein, with the protein MIHSALINVMVKAARRAGRNLKRDLGEIEHLQVSLKGPANFVSRADKKAEEMLYEDLSKARPGYGFLGEEGGKREGSDKSHTWIVDPLDGTTNFLHGIPQFAISIALQREDTVIAGVIYNPANDELYIAERGKGAFLNDQRLRVAARKQLHECVIACGLPHIGRGDHQLFLREMTSLQVKVAGLRRFGAASLDLAFVAAGRFDAYWERDLQPWDIAAGMIMVREAGGTVSGIDGKEDALATGHVVCGNEVIHRELVKVLKAAA; encoded by the coding sequence ATGATTCATTCCGCCCTCATCAATGTCATGGTCAAGGCCGCGCGCCGCGCCGGCCGCAACCTCAAGCGCGATCTCGGCGAGATCGAGCACCTGCAGGTGTCGCTCAAAGGGCCGGCCAATTTCGTTTCCCGTGCCGACAAGAAGGCCGAGGAGATGCTCTATGAGGATCTCTCCAAGGCCCGGCCGGGCTACGGCTTCCTGGGCGAGGAAGGCGGCAAGCGCGAGGGCAGCGACAAGTCGCATACCTGGATCGTCGATCCGCTCGACGGCACCACCAACTTCCTGCACGGCATCCCGCAATTCGCGATCTCGATCGCGCTCCAGCGCGAGGACACCGTGATCGCGGGCGTGATCTACAACCCGGCCAATGACGAGCTGTACATCGCCGAGCGCGGCAAGGGCGCGTTCCTCAACGACCAGCGGCTGCGCGTCGCCGCGCGCAAACAGCTGCATGAATGCGTCATCGCCTGCGGCCTGCCGCATATCGGCCGCGGCGACCACCAGCTGTTCCTGCGCGAGATGACCTCGCTGCAGGTCAAGGTCGCCGGCCTGCGCCGCTTCGGCGCCGCCTCGCTCGACCTCGCCTTCGTCGCCGCCGGCCGCTTCGACGCCTATTGGGAACGCGACCTGCAGCCCTGGGACATCGCGGCCGGCATGATCATGGTGCGCGAGGCCGGCGGCACGGTGTCGGGCATCGACGGCAAGGAGGATGCGCTGGCGACCGGGCACGTCGTGTGCGGCAATGAGGTGATCCACCGCGAGCTGGTGAAGGTGCTGAAGGCGGCGGCGTAG
- a CDS encoding tetratricopeptide repeat protein, translated as MTMLRLTCLVAAFVVMSAGARAQISLTPPALQPPPAEKPRPAEKPAEKAAEKPKAPAAAAKKPAPAPSAKPAAPAPAPTQQPAANDPNVDLVYGAYQRGQYKTAFDLATPRAQAGDPKAMAMLGQLYENAMGIRRDYEKAAIWYKRAAEAGDREAMFALAMMRLAGRGGPVDKPEAVKLLASAAKLGEPKAAYNLALLYLDGQTLPQDLKRSAELLRIAADAGNAEAQYALATFYKEGTGVPKDLEKAARLLQAAALADNLDAEVEYAIALFNGSGVPKDQPAAIALLRRAARQNSPVAQNRLAWVLWYGISTPLDKIEAYKWHLVAKTAGKGDPKLEEKFADMSPEDRAKGEEAAKRWLGTIK; from the coding sequence ATGACGATGCTGCGCCTGACATGCCTCGTTGCTGCGTTCGTCGTCATGAGCGCCGGTGCACGCGCGCAGATCTCGTTGACGCCGCCGGCCCTGCAGCCGCCGCCGGCGGAGAAACCGAGACCCGCCGAGAAACCGGCCGAAAAGGCGGCGGAGAAACCGAAGGCACCAGCTGCCGCGGCGAAGAAGCCCGCGCCAGCCCCCTCGGCCAAGCCGGCGGCCCCGGCTCCCGCGCCGACGCAGCAGCCGGCGGCCAACGATCCCAATGTCGATTTGGTGTACGGCGCCTATCAGCGCGGCCAGTACAAGACCGCCTTCGACCTCGCCACGCCGCGCGCGCAGGCCGGCGATCCCAAGGCGATGGCGATGCTCGGCCAGCTCTATGAGAACGCGATGGGCATCCGCCGCGACTACGAGAAGGCGGCGATCTGGTACAAGCGCGCCGCCGAGGCCGGTGACCGCGAGGCGATGTTCGCGCTGGCGATGATGCGTCTGGCGGGACGCGGCGGCCCGGTCGACAAGCCGGAAGCGGTCAAGCTGCTGGCCTCCGCCGCCAAGCTCGGCGAGCCCAAGGCGGCCTATAATCTCGCGCTGCTCTATCTCGATGGCCAGACCCTGCCGCAGGACCTGAAGCGCTCGGCTGAGCTGCTGCGGATCGCGGCGGATGCCGGCAATGCGGAGGCGCAATACGCGCTTGCCACCTTCTACAAGGAAGGGACCGGCGTGCCGAAGGATCTGGAGAAGGCCGCCCGGCTGCTCCAGGCCGCGGCTCTGGCCGACAATCTCGATGCCGAGGTTGAATACGCCATCGCCCTCTTCAACGGCTCCGGCGTTCCGAAGGATCAGCCCGCCGCGATTGCGCTGCTGCGCCGGGCAGCCCGACAGAACAGCCCGGTTGCCCAGAACCGGCTGGCTTGGGTGCTTTGGTATGGGATCTCCACGCCGCTCGACAAGATCGAGGCCTACAAGTGGCACCTGGTGGCCAAGACCGCCGGCAAGGGCGATCCCAAGCTGGAGGAGAAATTCGCCGACATGTCGCCCGAGGACCGCGCCAAGGGCGAGGAGGCCGCCAAGCGCTGGCTCGGTACGATCAAGTGA
- a CDS encoding thiamine phosphate synthase has product MSGKSTPARPEPRIYLATPVVTDAAALAASLPVILASADVAAVLVRLKESDPRSMITTVKTLAPVIQGTGAALLIDGHPDIVARAGADGAHLTGIAALEEALPGLKPDRIAGGGGLSTRHDSMRAGELGADYVLFGERDAQGRRPSPDAVNERLAWWAELFEPPCVGYAISLKEAADFVAAGADFVLVDDLVWNDERGPAAALADIGATIRQAHAAAPIAIAGS; this is encoded by the coding sequence TTGTCCGGCAAGAGCACTCCCGCGCGGCCTGAGCCGCGCATCTATCTGGCGACGCCTGTGGTGACCGACGCGGCGGCGCTCGCCGCCAGCCTGCCCGTGATCCTCGCCAGCGCCGACGTCGCTGCGGTGCTGGTGCGGCTCAAGGAGAGCGATCCGCGCAGCATGATCACGACGGTCAAGACGCTGGCGCCTGTGATCCAGGGCACCGGCGCGGCGCTGCTGATCGACGGCCATCCCGATATCGTCGCGCGGGCCGGGGCGGATGGCGCACATCTGACCGGTATCGCCGCGCTGGAAGAGGCGCTGCCGGGGCTGAAGCCGGACCGCATTGCCGGTGGCGGCGGGCTGTCGACGCGCCACGACTCGATGCGGGCGGGCGAGCTCGGGGCTGATTACGTGCTGTTCGGCGAGCGTGACGCACAGGGCCGGCGGCCCTCGCCCGATGCCGTCAACGAGCGTCTCGCCTGGTGGGCCGAGCTGTTCGAACCACCCTGCGTCGGCTATGCGATCTCGCTGAAGGAGGCGGCGGACTTCGTCGCCGCGGGAGCGGATTTCGTGCTGGTGGACGACCTCGTCTGGAACGATGAACGCGGCCCCGCAGCCGCGCTGGCCGACATTGGCGCAACCATCCGGCAGGCCCATGCAGCGGCACCCATCGCGATTGCTGGAAGCTGA
- the fba gene encoding class II fructose-bisphosphate aldolase (catalyzes the reversible aldol condensation of dihydroxyacetonephosphate and glyceraldehyde 3-phosphate in the Calvin cycle, glycolysis, and/or gluconeogenesis): protein MARITLRQLLDHAAEHDYGVPAFNINNMEQALSIMEAASSADAPVIIQASRGARAYANDIMLKHMMDALTEIYPQIPICVHLDHGNGADTCMTAIQSGFTSVMMDGSLKADGKTPADWDYNVGVTKTVATMAHLGGISVEGELGVLGSLETGMGDKEDGHGAEGKLSHDQLLTNPDEAVKFVQETKVDALAIAMGTSHGAYKFTRKPDGDILAMNVIEEIHRKLPNTHLVMHGSSSVPQDLQEIINSFGGKMKPTWGVPVAEIQRGIKHGVRKINIDTDNRMAMTGQIRKVLSQHPEEFDPRKYLKPAMEAMTKLCKQRFEEFNTAGQAGKIKRVLTTAEMAKRYAKGELDPKVA, encoded by the coding sequence ATGGCCCGCATTACCTTGCGTCAATTGCTCGATCACGCGGCGGAGCACGATTACGGCGTCCCGGCCTTCAACATCAACAACATGGAGCAGGCGCTGTCGATCATGGAGGCGGCGAGCTCCGCTGACGCCCCGGTGATCATCCAGGCCTCGCGCGGCGCCCGCGCCTACGCCAACGACATCATGCTCAAGCACATGATGGACGCGCTGACCGAGATCTATCCGCAGATCCCGATCTGCGTGCATCTCGACCACGGCAACGGCGCCGACACCTGCATGACCGCGATCCAGTCCGGCTTCACCTCGGTGATGATGGACGGCTCGCTCAAGGCCGACGGCAAGACCCCGGCCGACTGGGACTACAATGTCGGCGTCACCAAGACGGTCGCCACCATGGCACATCTCGGCGGCATCTCGGTCGAGGGCGAGCTCGGCGTGCTCGGCTCGCTCGAGACCGGCATGGGCGACAAGGAGGACGGCCACGGCGCCGAGGGCAAGCTGTCGCACGACCAGCTGCTGACCAATCCCGACGAGGCCGTGAAGTTCGTCCAGGAGACCAAGGTCGACGCGCTGGCGATCGCGATGGGCACCTCGCACGGCGCCTACAAATTCACCCGCAAGCCGGATGGCGACATCCTTGCAATGAACGTGATCGAGGAGATCCACCGCAAGCTGCCGAACACGCATCTGGTGATGCACGGCTCCTCGTCGGTGCCGCAGGACCTGCAGGAGATCATCAATTCGTTCGGCGGCAAGATGAAGCCGACCTGGGGCGTGCCGGTCGCCGAGATCCAGCGCGGCATCAAGCACGGCGTGCGCAAGATCAATATCGACACCGACAACCGCATGGCGATGACCGGCCAGATCCGCAAGGTGCTGTCGCAGCACCCGGAGGAGTTCGATCCGCGCAAATATTTGAAGCCGGCGATGGAAGCCATGACCAAGCTCTGCAAGCAGCGCTTCGAGGAGTTCAACACTGCGGGCCAGGCCGGCAAGATCAAGCGCGTGCTGACAACCGCCGAGATGGCCAAGCGCTACGCCAAGGGCGAGCTCGACCCGAAGGTGGCGTGA
- the pgk gene encoding phosphoglycerate kinase: protein MTKFRTLDDVDPKGKRVLLRVDLNVPMENGHVTDATRLERVAPTINELATKGGKVILLAHFGRPKGRDAKDSLKPVADALSKVIKRPVAFADDCIGEPAAKAIAAMKDGDVLCLENTRFHKEEEKNDPAFVAELAKLGDIWVNDAFSAAHRAHASTEGLGHKLPAYAGRTMQAELDALDKALGRPAKPVIAIVGGAKVSTKIDLLENLVTKVDALVIGGGMANTFLHAQGVQIGKSLAEKDLAATALRIMEKAEAANCAIILPVDATVSYHFAANSPSFAYGLDAIPPDSMILDVGPQSTARIHAAIDDAATLVWNGPLGAFELNPFDRGTMVAAKHAAERTKAKKLISVAGGGDTVAALNQAGVAGDFSYVSTAGGAFLEWMEGKPLPGVEVLKA, encoded by the coding sequence ATGACCAAATTCCGCACCCTCGATGACGTCGATCCAAAGGGCAAACGCGTGCTGCTGCGCGTCGATCTCAACGTGCCCATGGAGAACGGCCACGTGACCGATGCGACGCGCCTGGAGCGCGTTGCGCCGACCATTAATGAGCTTGCGACCAAGGGCGGCAAGGTCATCCTGCTCGCCCATTTCGGCCGGCCGAAAGGCCGCGACGCCAAGGACTCGCTGAAGCCCGTTGCTGACGCGCTGTCGAAGGTGATCAAGCGCCCGGTCGCCTTCGCCGATGATTGCATCGGTGAGCCCGCGGCGAAGGCCATTGCCGCGATGAAGGACGGCGACGTGCTGTGCCTGGAGAACACCCGCTTCCACAAGGAAGAGGAGAAGAACGATCCGGCCTTCGTCGCAGAACTCGCCAAGCTCGGCGACATCTGGGTCAACGACGCCTTCTCGGCCGCGCACCGCGCCCATGCCTCGACCGAGGGCCTCGGCCATAAGCTGCCGGCCTATGCCGGCCGCACCATGCAGGCCGAACTCGACGCGCTCGACAAGGCGCTGGGGCGCCCCGCCAAGCCTGTCATCGCGATCGTCGGCGGCGCCAAGGTGTCGACCAAGATCGACCTGTTGGAAAACCTCGTCACCAAGGTGGATGCGCTGGTGATCGGTGGCGGCATGGCCAACACCTTCCTGCATGCGCAGGGCGTGCAGATCGGCAAGTCGCTGGCCGAGAAGGATCTCGCCGCGACCGCGCTGCGGATCATGGAAAAGGCGGAAGCCGCGAACTGCGCGATCATCCTGCCGGTGGATGCGACCGTGTCCTATCACTTCGCGGCCAACTCGCCGTCGTTCGCCTACGGCCTCGACGCGATCCCGCCTGACAGCATGATCCTCGACGTCGGCCCGCAATCGACCGCGCGCATCCATGCCGCGATCGACGACGCCGCGACGCTGGTGTGGAACGGCCCGCTCGGCGCCTTCGAGCTGAACCCGTTCGACCGCGGCACCATGGTCGCCGCCAAGCACGCGGCGGAACGCACCAAGGCCAAGAAGCTGATCTCCGTGGCCGGCGGCGGCGATACCGTCGCTGCGCTCAACCAGGCCGGCGTGGCCGGCGATTTCAGCTACGTCTCGACCGCTGGCGGCGCGTTCCTGGAATGGATGGAAGGCAAGCCGCTGCCGGGCGTCGAGGTGCTGAAAGCCTGA